GGGGCCCGCGGGCACCGTCGCAATGACACCTCGTTCGTCTCCTGCGGATTGTCCTTCGCCTTCTGCGGGCCTCCCGCCTCCTGCGGGCCCCCCGCCTCCCTCCCGCGGAAATTCGCGAGCCGTCGATTTCTGCTGCACGGGTAGCGCCGGAGTCGCAGATTCTTCCGGGTCGGCGACGACGGCGGCCGGACGCGTCGGCGCATCGGCCGGCGGCGCTGCGGCAGCACGAGGGCGTGGCGTGAATTCAGCCGGCGGCCACGGGTCGCCGCCCGCGACCCGAGGGAGCCCGCGTCGGACCCTCACTTCCCCGCGAGCCGTCGATTCCTGCGGGTCGGATGCCGCGGGGGCGACGTTTTCTGACGGGTCGGCGGGTGTTTCGCGGGTCACCGCTCGCTCCGCGGCCGGGGCCGCAGCCGCAGCCGCGGGCGCGGGCTCGGGCGTGGCCGTGGCCGTGGCGGGGGCCGGGGGCGCGGCGGGCGCCTCGTCGGTCTGCGCCCGTGGGCCCTCTTCCGGCGTGGCCGCAGCCGGTGGCCACGGCTCACCGCCGGCGACCCGAGGCAGACCCTGACGCATCCTTCTCGGCTCGCGACCCGTCGATTTCTGCGGGTCGGATGCCGCGGGAGCGACCTTTTCTGACGGGTCGGCGGGCGTTTCGACCCGCTGCGGTCGCGGCTCAGTCGGCGGCGCCTCGGCGGTCGGCCGCGCCTCGACGACCGGCGGCGCCTCGACAACCGGCCGCGCCTCGACAACCGGCGGCGCCTCACCGGCCGGAGGCCAGGGGTCGCCGCCGGCGACCCGGGGCAGGCCACGGCGCATGGTCCGCGCGAACGTCGCCATCCGTTACGCCTTCTTCTTCGCCTCGAGCGCCTCGATCAGCTGCGGCACGACGGTGAAGAGGTCACCGACGACACCGAAGTCGGCGATCCCGAAGATCGGCGCGTCGCCGTCCCTGTTGATCGCGACGATCGTCTTGGCCGTCTGCATGCCCGCCTTGTGCTGGATCGCTCCTGAGATGCCGAGAGCGACATATAGCTGCGGCGACACCGAGACACCGGTCTGCCCGACCTGATACGACTGCGGAACATAGCCGGCGTCGACGGCGGCCCGAGACGCCCCCACGGCGGCGCCGAGCACGTCGGCCAGCTGCTCGACGAGCGCGAACTTCTCGGCCGACCCGAGTCCCCGGCCGCCCGAGACGACCTTCGTCGCTCCCCGCAGCTCCGGCCGGCTCGACGTGGCGACGGCCTCCTCGACGGAGAGGACGGATGCCGCGCGCCGGCCCGACCCGGACACGGTCAGCGTTTCCACGACCGGCGCCGTCACCGCCTCGGCGCGCGCTTCGACGGCGCCCTGCCGAACGGTGATGACCGGCGCACCCCAGGTGACCGCCGCATCGACGTTGTAGGCCGCGCCGAAGACCGAGTGATGCGCGACGACGCCCTCGGCGTCGCGGGAGACGCCGACCGCGTCGGCGCAGAGACCCGAGCGGGAGCGCGCGGCGAACCGTCCGGCCACCTCGCGGCCTTCGACCGAGTGCGAGATCAGCACGGCATCGGGCCGCACCTCGGCCACGGCGGCGTCGAGCGCATCGACGACCGGAACCGAGAGCCCCTCTCCGGGCGCCGCGACGAGGACCGTGCCGGCGCCGAGCGCTGCCGCCGCCGCGGCGACCGCAGCGCCGTCGTCCGTCACCACGAGTGCCACCGGTGTCCCCACCGACGCAGCCGCCCCGACGAGCCCCGCTGCGCTCTTGGCGAGCTCACCCGAGGGCATCACGTCCAGAAGGACCAGGATCGCGTCATCCGCGTATTCAGCCATCACGCCCTCACACCAGCCGGTTCTCAGCGAGGAAGTCCGCGAGCTTCTGCCCGGCATCGCCCTCGTCGACGATCTTCACGCCCGCCTCGCGCGGTGGCCGCTCGGCCAGCGAGATGACGATCGAGCGGGCCGCCTCGGGGTCGGCGGCATCGAGGCCGAGGTCGGCGAGACTGAGCGTCTCGAACGGCTTCTTCTTCGCGGCCATGATGCCCTTGAAGTTGGGGAAACGCGCGTCGGGGAGCGCCTCGGTGATCGAGACCACCGCCGGGAGCTCTGCCCGCACCCTCATCGAGCCGGCATCGCTCAGCCGGACTCCCTCGACGGCGCCGTCGGAGATCTCGACCGACGTCAGATTCGTCGCGCTCGGCACATCCAGGATCTCGGCCACCATCGCCGGGATCATCCCGCCCGAGCCGTCGGTGGAGAGGTTGCCCGCGATCACGAGATCGAAACCGATCCGCTGCAGCGTCGCCGCGAGCACCTCAGCCGTCAGTCCCATGTCGGCGCCGAGAAGGTCGCCGTCGACCACCTGCACCGCTGACGCCGCCCCCATCGCCAGGCCTTTGCGCACCGTCGCCGTCGACGCTTCCGACGCCATCGACAGCACGACGACCTCAGTGCCCTCATGCGCGTCGGCGTACGAAAGGCCCACCTCGAGGGCGCGTTCGCAGATCTCGTCCAGCACTCGATCGCTGGCGTCGCGTTCGGCGAGCCCGGTCTCCAGGCTCAGTTTCCGATCGCCCCACGTGTCGGGTACCTCTTTGATCAGCACCACGATCTTCATGGAGCCTCCTTGTCCGTCTGATCGAGTCTATTGCCGCGGGTGCCGCCGGCAGCCGGGCCCCGGGCCGGGATCCCGGTACCGTGGGAGCGGGAAGGAGCCGCCGTGGCCCGACGTCTGCCGGTCGATCCGATCGCCGAAGCGAAACGCCAGTGGCTCGCGCACGGCTGGACTGATGCCGCTGCGGGCATGACCGCCGTCACGTCGATCATGCGCGCCCAGCAGCTGATGCTCGCACGGGTGGATGCGACCCTCCGCCCCTTCCGTCTGACCTTCGCCCGGTACGAGCTGTTGACCCTCTTGAGCTTCAGCCGGGCCGGGCGCATGCCCATGGCGTCAGCATCCGCACGTCTGCAGGTGCATCCCACGAGCGTGACCAACACGGTCGACCGGCTGCAGGCCGACGGGTACGTCCGTCGCGAGCCGCACCCCGTCGATGGCCGGGCCACCCTCGTCGTCCTCACCGATGCCGGGCGCGATCTGGCCGAGCGCGCGACGGCAGCCCTCAACGCCCAAGTGTTCTCGGAGCCTGGTCTCAGCGCCGACGACACCGACGAGCTCGTGTCGATCATCGCCCGCATGCGCCGCGCGGCCGGTGATTTCGACGACCCGCGCCCGACCCCCGAGCCGCTGTAGCTCACCGGTTCTGAAACTCCGCCGGACGCTTCTCGCGAAACGCGCGCATGCCCTCTTTCTGGTCGGCGGTGTCGAACAGCGCAGCGAACGCCTGCCGCTCGAAACGCAGGCCCTCGGCGAGCGAGGTCTCCTGCGCGGCATCCAGTGCCGCCTTCGCCGCGTAGAGCGACGGCAACGACTTCGCGGCGATCGACTCGGCGAGCGCGGTCGTCTCGTCGAGGAGATCGGATGCCGGGACAACACGTGACACCAGCCCCGCGCGCTCCGCCTCGTCGGCGGTCATGTTCCGCCCCGACAGGATGAGCTCTGCGGCCTTGTAGGGCCCGACGGCGCGGACGAGGCGCTGCGTCGCGCCCATGCCGGGGATCACACCGAGGTTCACCTCGGGTTGGCCGAACACGGCGGTGTCGGCGGCGAGGATGATGTCGCACATCATCGCCAGCTCGCATCCGCCGCCGAGCGCGTAGCCCGAGACGGCCGCGATCACCGGGGTGCGCAGCGCTGCGAATCGCGCCCAGCCGCCGAAGTGATCGGTCATGAGCATCTCCAGGCCCGACTTCTCCTCCATCTCCTTGATGTCGGCACCGGCGGCGAAGGCCCGTTCCGAGCCGGTGACGACGATCGCACCGATGCGGTCATCGGCGTCCCACCGGGTCGTCACGTCGACGATCTCGCGCATCACCGTCGTGTTCAGGGCATTCAGCGCCTTCGGCCGGTTCAGCGTGATCCACCCGACCCGTCCACGCGTCTCGGCCAGGATCGTCTCGTACTCGGTCATCCTCGTCCTCCAGGGGCGTCGCTTCCGGATCGGATCATCGTGATGATCCCGGAGAAATCCTGCCCGGCCCCCGCGCCGTCCGCGAATGCGCGGTACAGGTCGCGGGCGAGTAGACCGACGCGGGCGTCGACACCCGTCTGGGCGATCGCGTCGGCGGCTAGTCCGAGGTCTTTGGCCATCAGGGCTCCGGCGAAGCCCGGCTGGTAGTCGCGGTTCGCCGGGCTCGTCGGCACCGGTCCCGGCACGGGGCAGTTCGTGGTGAGCGCCCAGCACTGACCCGACGCGTTCGACGCGACGTCGAACAGGGCCTGGTGGCTGAGCCCCAGCCGCTCTCCGAGCACGAAGGCCTCGGCGACCACGATCTGCGAGGCGGCGAGGATCATGTTGTTGCAGACCTTCGCCGCCTGCCCGAGACCCGCGCCGCCGCAGTGCACCACTCGGCGGCCCATGGCCGACAGCAGCGGCTCGGCGGCAGCGAAGTCATCCTCATTCCCCCCGACCATGAAGGCCAGGGTGGCGTTCTCGGCGCCGACGACACCACCCGAGACCGGCGCGTCGAGCGCTCGGTGACCGGCCGCCTCGGCGAGTCCGTGCGCGATGCGGGCATCCTCGACCGAGATGGTGGAGCAGTCGATGAAGAGCGTGTCGGCGGGCGCCGCGGCGAGGAGTCCGCCCTCGTAAGCGTCGATGACCTGACGACCGGTCTGGAACATGGTGAGGACGACGGATGCCTCGGCGACCGCCTCGTGAGGTGCGTCGACGACCGGCAGGCCTGCCGTCGCCGCGCTCTCGCGCGCCGCCGTCGAGACATCGAATCCGATGACCTCGTGTCCGGCAGCGGCGAGGTTCTGCGCCATCGGCGCGCCCATGTGGCCGAGTCCGAGGAAGGCTGTGCGCACCGTCATCCCCCCAGCAGTTCGCGGCCGATGATGACGCGCATGATCTCGTTGGTCCCCTCGAGGATCTGGTGCACGCGCAGGTCGCGCACCACCTTCTCGATGCCGTAGTCGTGCAGGTAGCCGTAGCCGCCGTGCAGTTGGAGCGCGTCGTTGGCGACGCGGAATCCCACGTCGGTGGCGAATCGCTTGGCCATCGCGCACTGCATGGCGACATCGGGGGCGTGCCCGTCGAGCGCCAGCGCGGCATCCCGCACCATCGCGCGCGCGGCGCGCAGCTCGGTCGCCATGTCGGCGAGCGCGAAGACCACGGCCTGCTTCTCGGCGAGCGGTTCGCCGAACGTGAACCGCTCGTGGACGTAGCGGATCGCACGGTCGAGCGCCCACTGCGCACCGCCGAGCGAGCACGCGGCGATGTTGATCCGGCCGCCGTTCAGCGCCGTCATCGCGATGCGGAAGCCGCGACCCTCCTCACCCAGGATGTTCGCGGCGGGAACGCGCACCTCGTCGAGGATGACCTGACGGGTCGGCTGGGCGTTCCAGCCCATCTTCTTCTCGTTCGCCCCGAACGACAGCCCCGGGGTGTCGCCGGGAACGAGAAACGCGGTGATCCCCTTGGCACCCGGCTCGCCCGTGCGCGCCATCACGACGTACACCGATGCCTCGCCGCCGCCGGAGATGAACTGCTTCACGCCGGTGAGGACGTAGTCATCGCCCTGACGGACGGCACTGGTCGTGAGGGCTGCGGCATCGGAGCCGGCGCCCGGTTCGGTGAGGCAGTAGCCGCCGAAGTCGGTCATGGCCGTCAACCGCGGGAGCCACTGCTCACGCTGGGCGTCGGTGCCGAAGGTGTCGATCATCCACGCGACCATGTTGTGGATCGTGATGTACGCGGCGATCGAGGGGTCTGCGTGAGCGAGCTCCTCGACGATCGCCACGGCGTCCACGCGCGCGAGGGCGGTGCCCCCGACATCCTCCGCGACGTACAGTCCGCCCAGGCCCAGCTCGCCGGCACGGGAGAGGACGTCACGCGGGAAGGTCTTCTTCTCGTCCCACTCCAGCGCATAGGGGGCGATCTCGGTGGCGGCGAAATCGCGCACCGCCTCGAGGATGGCGGCGCGATCCTCCTCGGTCATGGCGACCGGCTGCGACCGCGATGGCGTTTCGCTTGCGTGGGGGGTGATCGTCTGCGACATCCGTCCGCTCCTTCCGTGCCGTCCTTGGCACGTTGCTCATTTTAGATGGACATCCATGCATTTACGAGGTCTACTGAGTATCAGTTCGTTTCCGGCTGGTTCACCCATTTGAAACGTGCCGTGGCTAGACACGGAGAGCGTGCGCCCCGGCACGCCCGACCTGAGGACATTCATGCCTTCATCTCATCGACGCGCCGCGGCCGGCTTGACCGCGGCGGCCGTCGCCTGTTCCCTGGCGCTCGCGCCGGGCGCGGCGTTCGGCGCCATCGTCACCGATCCGATCACCACCTCCGCCGACGACGCAGCGCTGTCGCTGACGCCGCTCGGTTCGTTCGAAACCGGCGTCTTCGACGAGGGGGCCGCCGAGATCGTCGCCGCCTACGGCGACCGCCTCTTCGTGGTCAACGCGCAGGCGGCGACCGTGTCGGTGCTCGACTACTCCGACCCGACGAACATCGTGAAGGAGTTCGACATCAGCGGGGCGGGCGTGGCGAACTCCGTCGCCGTCCGCGACGACGGGCTCGGTGTCATCGCCCTCGAAGCGCCGGTGAAGACCGACCCGGGCTCGCTGCTGTTCTTCGACGCGAACGCCGCCGGGTCGACCATCCTCGGCTCGGTGACCGTCGGGGCACTCCCCGACATGGTGACCATCTCGGCCGACGGGCAGTACGCCGTCGCCGCCAACGAGGGAGAGCCCTCCGACGACTTCACGATCGACCCCGAGGGCTCGATCAGCGTCGTGACGCTGCCCGCCGGCGTGACCGCGCCGGGGCAGGGCGCTGTCGCCACCGCCGACTTCCGCGACTTCGAGGCGGGCGGATCGCTGCCCCTCCCCGAGGGTGTGCGCGTGTTCGGGCCGAACCCCGCCGGCGACCTCCCGGTGAGCCGCAACCTCGAGCCCGAGTACATCACCGTCGACGGCGCCACCGCCTATGTGACCCTGCAGGAGGCGAACTCGCTCGCCGTCGTCGACCTCGCGTCGGCGACCGTGTCGGCGATCGTGCCGCTCGGCACGAAGGACCATGGTGCGACCGGTGCAGGGCTCGATGCCAGCGACCGCGACGGCGCCGCCGAAGGTCCGGCCATCAACATCGACACCTACCCGGGCCTGAACGGCATGTACATGCCCGACGCCATCGACGCCTACACCACCGGTGGCGCGACCTACCTCGTCACGGCGAACGAAGGTGACGTCCGGGAGTGGGGCGAGTACATCGACGAGTCCCGCGTGGGCAACCTCGCCACCGACGGCTACGGCCCGGTGTGCGCCGACAGCCCGCTCGCCTCGCTCACGGGCGCAGCCGACCTCGGTCGCCTCGCCGTGTCGAAGGAAGACGGCTTCAACGCCGACGAGGGCTGCTACGAGGAGCTGTACTCCTACGGTGCCCGGTCGTTCTCGATCTGGAACACCTCCGGTGAACTCGTGTGGGACTCGGGCGATGCGTTCGAGCGCCTGACCGCCGAACTGCTTCCGGCCAACTTCAACTCCGATCACGGCGCGTCGGAGTTCGACACGCGCAGCGACGCCAAGGGGCCCGAGCCCGAGAGCGTCACGGTCGGCGAGGTCGACGGGGTGCCCTACGCCTTCGTCGGGCTCGAGCGCGTGGGCGGCATCATGGTCTTCGACCTCTCAAGCCCCGCGGATGCCTCGTTCGTGACGTACTTCAACAACCGCGACTTCGCGGTGTCGGGCGAGGACACGACGGATGCAGCCGGTCTGGCCGCTGCCGGCGACCTCGGCCCCGAGGGCATCGCGTTCGTCGCCGCGGAGGACTCCCCCACCGGCGCTCCGCTCCTCGCGGTCGGCAACGAGGTCTCGGGATCGACCACCGTCTACTCGGTGGACTCGACCCTCGACACCACGACCGACGTGCAGGTGCTGACGATCAACGACTTCCACGGTCGCATCGAGCCGAACTTCGGCAACGGCGAGGCGGGCGCCGCGGTGATCGCGGGTGCGGTGTCGCAGTTCGAGTCGGAGAACCCCAACACGCTGTTCGTCTCGTCGGGCGACATGATCGGCGCGTCGACGTTCACGTCGTTCATCCAGCAGGACAACCCCACGATCGACGCCCTCGTCGAGGCGGGACTCGACCTGGGAGCCGTGGGCAACCACGAGTTCGACGCCGGCTTCGCCGACCTCGTCGAGCGCGTCATCCCTCGCTACGGCCAGGGCGACGAGGTCGCCGGGGCTCCCTACGCGCTGGGCGCGAACGTGTACCTCGCGGGCACCGATGAGCCCGCGCTGCAGGAGTACGTGGTCGAAGACGTCGACGGCGTGCGGGTGGCCTTCATCGGCACCGTGACCGCCGACACCGCGACCCTCGTGAGCCCTGCGGGCATCACCGAGATCGAATTCGGCGATCAGCTCGAGGCTGCCAACCGTGTCGCGGCCGAGATCACGTCGGCCGACGCCGCGGATGTCGTTGTGCTCCTCACCCACGACGGAGCGCCCACCGAGGACTGCGCGACCATCGCGCAGGGCGACAGCGACTACGCCGCGCTCGTGAACGGCGCGTCGGCGGAGATCGACGCGATCGTCTCGGGTCACACCCACCAGCCGTACGCCTGCGAGGTGCCGGTGAACGGTGTCGCCGGAACGGAGCGCCCGGTCATCCAGGCGAACCAGTACGGCACCATGCTCGGCAAGCTCGACATCTCCGTGGACACCGCCACCGGCGAGCTCGTCTCGATCGGTGGGTCGCTGGTGCCCCTGGTCGGCGAGGATGACGCGCCGCTGTTCGCCGCCGACCCCGAGGTCGAGGCGATCGTCGCCGACGCCGTCGAGGTCGCCGACGAGCTCGGCAGCGTCGAGGTCGGGTCGATCACGGGCGACATCGTCCGCGGCGGCACCCCTCCGGGTGACGACAGGGGGGTCGAGTCGTCGCTCGGCAACCTCGTGGCCGACATGTACCTGTGGGCGACCTCGAACGAGTCGTACGCGGGCACGCCTGCGCAGATCGCGCTGATGAACCCGGGCGGTCTTCGCGCCGACCTGCTGTTCGGCGAGGACGGCACGGTCACCTACCGCGACGTCGCCAACGTGCAGCCGTTCGCGAACACCCTCGTCACGCTCACCCTCACGGGTGCACAGCTCGAGCAGGTACTCGAGGAGCAGTGGCAGCCCGAAAGCTCGTCTCGGCCGAAGCTGCACCTGGGTGTGTCGGAGGGCTTCTCCTACGTCTACGACCCGAACGCCGCTGCCGGCTCGCGCATCCTCTCGATGACGCTGAACGGCGAGGCGATCGGCGCCGATGACGAGATGACCATCGTGACCAACTCGTTCCTCGCGGCCGGTGGAGACAACTTCTTCACCCTGGCCGAGGGCACGAACGTGGCCGACTCCGGTCAGGTCGACCTCGCGGCATCCGTGGCGTACTTCGAGGAGTTCGAGGTCGTCGAGCCGGCGCCGCTCGGCCGAGCGGTCGTGGGCGAGACCCCGGCGCCCGGCGATGGGGACGGCGGATCGACCCCCGGCGCCGGTAACGGTTCGGGCTCGGGCAGCGGTTCGGGCTCGGACAGCGGTCGGGGTACGGGTTCGACGGCCGGTCAGCTCGGTGTCACCGGCGCGGAGCTGCCGCTCGGCGCCGCCCTGGGCGCGGCGCTGCTGCTGGTCGCGGGAGGCGTGCTGTTCGCCCTCCGTCGCCGTACCACCCCTGCCGGCGAGTAACCCACACAACGCAGAGGGCCCTCGGACCACGGTCCGGGGGCCCTCCTGCGTCTCCCACTGCCGGCCGCCGGCCTCCGTCCTTCTGCGCTCCGCTCGACGACCAGATCCGCCGCGAGCCGTCACGATCTGCGGGTGCGGCGCCCTCCGAGCCGCACTTCTTGACGGGTCACGAAGACCGAAAGACCTCGACGGTCGCGCCGCGACGACGCGACCCGAGGATCACCGCCAGGACGCCGAGCCCCACCGTCCCCGCGAGGAACGCGACCGGTCGCCGGGCGACGACGCTGTCGGCTCGCGTCATCCCGACGGCCAGAAGAAGAGCGGATGCCGCGAACGCGACGTTCTGCACGATCGCCAGAACGCCCGAACCCGCAAGGCCCACAGAATCCGCACCGAGGAGCCCGAGAGCCCCGCTCAGGATAGGCCGATGCCACCGATGATCCACGTCGTGCCGCGCCGCATGCGAGCAGGCTATCCCCGACTACCGGGCGACGCGCGGCCCGTTCTCCCCGTCCCCCTTCCCGCGAGCCGTCACAAACGGCGGTCGCGACGCGCGACGGGCCGCACTTTTCGACGGGTCGCGGCGGGAGCGGGCCGCGCGAACCACGCCGGTTCCCGCGAGCCGTCAGAAACGGCGGGCGTGACCCGCGACGAGCCGCACTTTTCGACGGGTCGCGGCGGGAGCGAGCCGTGACGGGCCGCGCGGGCGGCGAAGGTCATCCTCGCGAGGGACGGGGATACACCCCGGGGCCGATGCCGTCGCGGCATCCGATTCCTAGCGTCGAGGTATGAGTAAATCGACGGCCTTCCTGCTCTCCATCGGTGGCACGGTCCTCGTCATCGGACTGCTGCTGGCCACCCTTGCCACCGTGGCCGCGGCGGCGCTGCTGATCTTCGGCGGCCCGGTGCTCGACGGCTTCTGACGCGGGGCGGCGCTAGCCTGGCGTCGTGCGCGAGTCGGCCGTCCCCATCCTGCTCAGCCGCGATCTGCGGCGAACCCTGCGGTTCTACGAGGCGCTCGGCTTCGAAGATCGCGGATCACGGCCCCCCGAGGAGTGGCACTACCTGATCCTCGCGCGCGGCGACATCGCGCTTCACTTCTCGGAAGACCCCGAGCTCGACCCGCTGACCACGGCGAGCATGTGCTACCTCTACGTCGACGACGCCGAATCGCTGTACGAGCAGTGGCGAGCGCATGTCGTTCCCGACGCGGCGACCGGCCACCGCATCACGCCGCCCGCCACCACCGAGTACGGCCTGGTCGAGTTCGCGCTCGTCGACCCCGACGGCAATCTGGTTCGGGTCGGTTCGCCGCTTCCGGCGTAAGCCGATGTCGGGGTCGCGCAGGACATCTCGGGTGAGACCCTGCGCCACCCCGACGTGGTCCGCTGTGACGGGCGGTCAGCCGCGCCGCACCGCCGCCCGACGAAGGATCACCATCAGCGCCCCTCCGAGAAGGAGGAGCACCGCCGCGATGGCGAGGCCGAACGGCAGCTCCGAACCGGTCACCCCCAGCACACCCGGGGCGGCCGAGTCTCCGCCGGTCGACGCGCCGTCGTCATCCGACCCGCCACCGGACCCTGCACCAGGCTGCTCGCCCGATCCGTCACCGGGGCCCTCACCGGATCCGTCGCCGGGGCCCTCACCCGGCTCCTCACCGGACCCGCCGTCGGCCTGGTCCTCGACCAGCACCGCCACGGAGCGCGCCGGCACGGTCAGGGCACCGGTCGCGGCATCCCACGTCGTGGACTTGACGACCTCGTCGGTGCCGTCCGCCAGCGTCGGCGCGAGGGCGAACGCGCGCCCCTCGAGCTCGGGCAGCGTCTGCGAGACCGCGTCGGGCGAGACGTTGAAGACGACCAGCGCACCGCTGAGCTCAGGGTCGACATCCTCACCGAGGAGGTCGTCGACGAGCATCACGAGCAGGCCCGCGGGGGCCTCCGGTCCGCTGCCGGGGAACGACACCTTCTCCTGGATCAGCGCGGCCGATCCGAGGCGGAGCAGGTCGACATCCTCGCGTGTGCGCAGCAGATCCAGAGCGGATGCCTCGGCGGCGGCGATGTCGGCCGCAGCGGGCTTCAGGGCCGGATCCGCCAGCAGCGGGCTCATGATCGCCCACTTGTCCTCGTTGTCCGCCGCACGCGGCAGACCCGAGCCGAAGGTCGACTCCTGCCCCGTCCAGTCGATGCGGTTGAACCAGTCACCGGAGTTGTAGCTGTTGCGGTCCAGCGACTTCGAGCGCAGCAGCTCGGTGCCGGCGTGCCAGAACGACGGCGTCTGGGCGAACGCGGTGGTCGCCAGCGACAGGGTGTTCATGCGCACCCGGTCGGCCATCGCGGTGTCAGCCGGGAGCTTCAGCACCGACAGGTCGTACAGCGTCTCATTATCGTGCGCGTCGACGTAGGTGATGATCTCGTCGGGCTGCTCGGCGTAGCCGGCGGGCGATCCGCGGTAATCCAGCTCGTCGCCGGCCTTCACCGCGCCGGTGTGATCGGTGAGCGTGAAGTCGCGGAGGTTGCCGGCGAGCCCGAGCTTCACCAGGTCGGTCTGCAGACCGAGGTCGGCCAGCGCCTCCTCGGGTGTGCCGTTGATGGGCGCACCGTTGGGGTCGGTGCCCAGCCCGGTGCCGAAGCCCTGCTGCTGCACCGTCTCACCGGCCACGGGGCTGCCGCCGTGGACGGCGTCGCGCAGCCGGTCGCTGAAGGTGCCGATGCCGGTGCCGCCGAGCTGCCCCTGCGTGGCCTGCTCGAACAGGGCGTTGTTCGCCACCTCGCCGAAGTTCCAGCCCTCGCCGTAGAGGTAGATCGCCGAACCGTCGACGCCGTCCTCCTCGAGGGTCAGCTCGTCGAGCGCAGCGCGCACCGCGAGCATGTTCGCCTTGGAGTGGTGGCCCATGAGGTCGAAGCGGAACCCGTCGACCTTGTACTCCTTGGCCCAGAGCACGACCGAGTCGACCATCAGCTTCTCGGCGAGCTCGTGCTCGGTCGCGACGTTCTGGCAGCAGGTCGACGTCTCAACGGCGCCGGCCAGATTCAGACGGTGGTAGTAGCCCGGCACCACCTTGTCGAGCACCGACTTCTCCCCCTGACCCGACTGGGCGGTGTGGTTGAAGACCTGGTCGAGCACGACCTGCAGGCCCATGCCGTGGAGTGCCCCGACCATCTCGCGGAACTCGTGCACCCGCGCTCCGCCCTCGGCGTCGACCGCGTACGAACCTTCCGGCGTGGAGAAGTGGTACGGGTCGTAGCCCCAGTTGAACCCGTCGGCGTCGGCGATCGCCTCGATGCAGGCCTGCTGCGCGGTGTCGGCGGGGCCGTACGAGGC
The Microbacterium sp. SLBN-154 DNA segment above includes these coding regions:
- a CDS encoding bleomycin resistance protein — protein: MRESAVPILLSRDLRRTLRFYEALGFEDRGSRPPEEWHYLILARGDIALHFSEDPELDPLTTASMCYLYVDDAESLYEQWRAHVVPDAATGHRITPPATTEYGLVEFALVDPDGNLVRVGSPLPA
- a CDS encoding choice-of-anchor I family protein, producing the protein MPSSHRRAAAGLTAAAVACSLALAPGAAFGAIVTDPITTSADDAALSLTPLGSFETGVFDEGAAEIVAAYGDRLFVVNAQAATVSVLDYSDPTNIVKEFDISGAGVANSVAVRDDGLGVIALEAPVKTDPGSLLFFDANAAGSTILGSVTVGALPDMVTISADGQYAVAANEGEPSDDFTIDPEGSISVVTLPAGVTAPGQGAVATADFRDFEAGGSLPLPEGVRVFGPNPAGDLPVSRNLEPEYITVDGATAYVTLQEANSLAVVDLASATVSAIVPLGTKDHGATGAGLDASDRDGAAEGPAINIDTYPGLNGMYMPDAIDAYTTGGATYLVTANEGDVREWGEYIDESRVGNLATDGYGPVCADSPLASLTGAADLGRLAVSKEDGFNADEGCYEELYSYGARSFSIWNTSGELVWDSGDAFERLTAELLPANFNSDHGASEFDTRSDAKGPEPESVTVGEVDGVPYAFVGLERVGGIMVFDLSSPADASFVTYFNNRDFAVSGEDTTDAAGLAAAGDLGPEGIAFVAAEDSPTGAPLLAVGNEVSGSTTVYSVDSTLDTTTDVQVLTINDFHGRIEPNFGNGEAGAAVIAGAVSQFESENPNTLFVSSGDMIGASTFTSFIQQDNPTIDALVEAGLDLGAVGNHEFDAGFADLVERVIPRYGQGDEVAGAPYALGANVYLAGTDEPALQEYVVEDVDGVRVAFIGTVTADTATLVSPAGITEIEFGDQLEAANRVAAEITSADAADVVVLLTHDGAPTEDCATIAQGDSDYAALVNGASAEIDAIVSGHTHQPYACEVPVNGVAGTERPVIQANQYGTMLGKLDISVDTATGELVSIGGSLVPLVGEDDAPLFAADPEVEAIVADAVEVADELGSVEVGSITGDIVRGGTPPGDDRGVESSLGNLVADMYLWATSNESYAGTPAQIALMNPGGLRADLLFGEDGTVTYRDVANVQPFANTLVTLTLTGAQLEQVLEEQWQPESSSRPKLHLGVSEGFSYVYDPNAAAGSRILSMTLNGEAIGADDEMTIVTNSFLAAGGDNFFTLAEGTNVADSGQVDLAASVAYFEEFEVVEPAPLGRAVVGETPAPGDGDGGSTPGAGNGSGSGSGSGSDSGRGTGSTAGQLGVTGAELPLGAALGAALLLVAGGVLFALRRRTTPAGE